The genomic region GCCTACGAAGCGCGGGTACTCGACGTGATGAGTAAGTTTGGGTGCCAGAGGTTTTCAGCAACCTTGGCAGTGCACGGACGAGCGGTGTTGGCAGGGGAGATATCCAGGTGAAGGGTATGTAAGGTGTTCAGTGCCGGTATCACTGCGATGCTGTTGTCACTGAGGCAAGCTTCTTCGCAGGCTTGCCGAATGAAGACTTCCGGTCCGCCCTCTATCGCGAATTGGTGAGGCGCCGGGTCGTGGGCTCTGGAGCTCGAGCGAGGACGGAATAACCGAGGCCGATTACGGCGCAGCCCTCTACTCTCGCGCAGTGCAGATCGGTCGCCCGGCGGCTGTTCTGAGCGGTAATAGGGTTGCTTCGACGGGTCCCTCGTGAAGATACCAGTAACATCCGTCACTTGGCAGAATGCGTGCGGTCGAGACGTCCTGATAGGGAGCGGCCAAAGCGGCAACCTGCTCGGAGATGGCGGCGGAGTTGTTGTCCCCGGTGCCAACGACAGTGGTGCATCCGCTCAGGAGGGCCGACAACACAAGGCTTTTGATGAGTTTTCGTCCCAAGTTCGGTCCTTCTGCGCAATTGGTTCGCCGGCTTCTCTCGGTCGCCCGAAGTTTGTACTCAACTCTGTGCACTGACGTAGTCTTCGGGCGGATGCAGGTAGGCTGTCACGCCGGTCTCGACCAAAGGGTAGAGCGCGATGGCATGGGCATTGACCATCCGCACGCAGCCCGAACTCGCACGCCCCCCGATGGAGCGGGGATACGGCGAGCCGTGGATGCGCAGATAGGTGTCGCGATTTCCGACGTAGAGATACAGTGCCCGAGAACCTAACGGATTGGTCGGACCCGGTTCCATTCCGTCCGCGATATCCGCGTAAAGCTCCGGATCGCGCTCGATCATCGAGCGCGTTGGCGTCCAGTGTGGCCACCGGACCTTGCGCCGGATCGTGTAGGTGCCGGGCTCGTAGAGATTGCCGCGGGCGATGGCCACGCCATAGCGCATGGCCGTCCCACCGTCTTCAACGTGGTAGAGGTAACGGGCGATGGCATCGACGTGGATATCACCTGATACAAGGCCCGCCCGCGCCTCCACCCGTTGTGGAAGAAAGCGCGGATGGAGGCCCCAGGGATTGGATGTCTCCAAGTGGAAGAACGGCGGCGTTACTTCGGCGTCCCAAGCACTTTTCTGCGCCTCGCTCGGCCAGGTATCCGCCAGAACCGGCCCCGAGATAGACGGCGAGAACAGCACTGATGCGGTCACGATGAAGTGGCGCCGGGTTATGTCCTTCTTACCGGCAGCGGTCATTGTTCCGGTTCTCTCGCATCGGAGACAAGCACTTGCAACTGATCCGCATCCACGACACCGGGGACAAGTGCCTCACCGATCACGAAGGATGGCGTGCCCGTGATACCAAGGGCTTGCGTCAGGCGCATTGACGATTCTATGTGTGCGTCGATCTCCGGCGCTTCCATGTCGCGGCGCAGTTGTGCGACGTCGAGACCGATGTCTTCCGCGATCCGAAGGACGGAAGATTCCTCGGCGCGGCCGCTCATGCCCATCAACGCCCAATGGAATTCTTCGTAAAGCCCCTGTTCGCGAGCTGCCAGCGCGGCTCGGGCGGCGAAAACCGACCCTTCGCCAAGGATCGGCCATTCGCGATAGACAAGACGAACGTTTGGATCGGCCTCGAGCAGGGCCTCAATCTCGGGCTTTGCACGACGGCAATAGGGACAGTTGTAGTCGAAGAACTCCACCACCGTGACATCGCCATTCGGATTGCCCAAGACCGGCGCATTGGGGTCGCGTTCCAGCGCGTCGCGTTCCCGGGCAAGCACATTGGCCTGCGACGCAGCCTGCGCCTCGACCTGCCGGGCCTCCAGGATCGCGACCGCCTCCATGATGATCTCGGGGTTCTCGCGGATAGTTTCGAGGACCAGTTCGCGCACCCTGTCTTCGGAGAGGTCCTGGGCTGCTGCCTGGACAGGCAGCGCCAATGAAAGCGCCACCAGGATTGTCGAGATCAGTCTTTTCATGTCAGATGCCCCCATTGGCCAGATCGGCGGCCGTGCGTTCGGCCTGCGTTGCGCGCTCGCGCTCGGGCCAGGATGATTGGATATAGGCCAGGATGTTCCAGATCTCGCGATCTGTCAGGACGTCGCCGAAAGCGGGCATACCACTGTCGAACTCCACCCCTTGCAGCGCCAGAGCTTCCCGTCCACCGAGCTTCGAATATTCGAACAAGACCCGGTCGGGGTGGTGCCAGGTATGCCCGGTTTCATCGTGAGGCGGCGCGGGCAGACGTCCGGTCGCATCGGGCGTTCGCCAATCCGGCTGTCCTTCGAGGTTGGCGCCGTGGCAGGACGCGCAGCTCTGGACATAAAGCGTCTCTCCTTGCGCGATGTCCGCCGTAGCCGGCATCACCGGCATGGTGGGATCCATAGCGGCCTGCGTTGCGTCGCGCAGTGCCAGCCACACACTGGCCCCGGCAAGGCCAAGCACCACCGGCGCTGCGATCAGGATCCATGTCTTCATGTTACCCGCACCCATGTCATCATCCCGCTTTCGGCGTGGCTGAGCATGTGGCAGTGAAACAGCCAGTCGCCGGGGTTGTCCGCCACAAAGCCGATCTCGCGAGTCTCTTGCGCGGCCACAAGGAGCGTGTCGCGCATGGGGCCAACGGGACTGCCGTCGCGGGTTTCGCGGAAGTGCATCCCGTGAAGATGCATGGCGTGGGGAAAGACGGTTTCGTTAACGATCTCCAGCCGCACCGGTTCTCCAAGCGAAAGATCGGCCAGTGGGGCCTGCGTCATCTCGGCCATATCGTTGAAGGCCCAGAACCGTCCCCGCGCCGCAAGCGCGCGGAAGCCTAAGCGCTCTCCGCCCAGGAAAGCGCTATCCAACCGGCCCATGGCGCCGCCCGACATCACGAGCCGCAACGGTCGCGCATCGGCCAGCGACCGGATGCCGTCACCGCGATTGGGCGGCAGGGGTGCCGGTGCCGCGCGCGCCACTTGCGAGGTGCTGCCCGAGACAGGAAACGCCACTTGCGAGGCGGGTCGGTTGTCATTGCCGATGCGGACGAGATGCACGGTCTCGCCCGCTTCGCCTGTCACATCGACGATCAGATCGATGCGTTGCGCCGGGGCGAGGATAAGGATGTCCTCCACAGGTTCGGGTTGGGCGAGCGGCATGCCGTCGAGCGCGACCGTCCAGCCCCGCAACCCGGCCAGCTGCAACGGGAAGATCCGCGCATTCGACGCGTTGATGAGCCGCAGGCGCAGACGCATGTGCCGCTGTACCGGGATCGAAAGGTCGAATTGACCATTGGTGGTAATCAGGTTCCCGATCCGGCCGCCATGGCTCATCATCATCGGCTGGTCGAAACTGTCGTCGATCAGTGCCGTTTCCGGATCGAGCAACCAGTCGTCGAGCACGAGGGTCTCTTCGCGATCTACCTCGGGCGGTTCGGCCTCTTCAATGATCAGCGGCCCGTGCAGGCCGCGGGCGACCTGCACCCAGGAACGGTTATGCGCGTGATACCAATAGGTTCCGGCATCGGGCGCCACGAAATCATAGTCAAAGATCTGCCCCGGCGCGACGGCCTCTTGCGTCAGGCCCGAGACCCCGTCCATCGCGTTGTCGATGCGGATCCCGTGCCAGTGGACCGAAGTCGGCTCGGGCAGGTCATTGACCAGCCGCCGCTGCACCCGTTCGCCCCGGCGCACCCGGATGGCCGGGCCGGGCGCGCGGCCCTCATACCCCCAGATGGATGTCGCCGGATAACCGTCGGGGGCAAGCTGGACCGTGGCTTCGCGCGCTGTCAGGATCGCGGGCGCATGAGAGGCGGCAAGCACCTGCCGACCGCTCATCACCATGCCCAGAGTGGCGGCGGTCTGTCCGATAAAGGCGCGTCGTGTCAGCATGGCCAATACCTCCTCAACAGTGTCGAGGCGGGCGAGAGTCTCGCCCACCCCCTTGTCGTTTGAGCGTCAGGAGTCGTGGCCCATCCGGAAATCGCCAACCATGCCGGCCTCGCGGTGACCGGGCACGTTGCAGGCGAATCCGATCTCGCCACCTTCGGGGAAGGTCCAGATGACTTCGCCCGTATCGCCCGGCTCCAGCAGGACGCTGTTGGCATCGTCATGCATCATCCCGGCTTCCATCATGCGGTCATGATTGATGCTGCGCATCGTCATCATGCCTTCACGCATCATGGTACGCATTTCGTCGCGGTGGCCGTTCCAGGTTTCGTTCGTGCCGATGTTGAACTCGTGCACGGCACGTCCAACATTCACCACTTGGAAACGGATTGTCTCACCGGGTGCAACCTCGATCGTCTCGGGGCTGAAGCTCATCTCGTCCATTTCGACGATGATGGTGCGGTCGACCTGCGCGGCGTCGCCAGGTTCACCGATGCCGTCACCATCTCCATGTCCAGGGCTGGCAACCGCGATGGAAGCGGCAAGGCTGGCCGCGAGGGCGGTCCCGGTCAGAAGTGTCTTGATCATGTCTTGGTCTCTCATGTCTGTAGGTAGTTCAGGGGATTTGGTTGTGAGACGGCCCAAGGTCGCGGAGGTGGAAGATCTACGGGCGCAGTTCTTCCCCGTGTTGCTGTTTTCGCAAACGGATGACACGCGGCGCGGAAACCGCGTGCCCCGAAAATCGGTCGTGCCATCAGAATGGCGGTCGAGGAACAGGTCGGGTCGGGATGGCAGGAGCGGTCAAGCGTGTCCTCAGGCGCGGCGTGCCCGGCACTCACGCCAGCACCGTCCACGCCCACGGCGATCGCTGAATGCGCATCCGGCGTGCCTGCAAGGCCCGGCGACGGTGCGGCGAGGATTGCAAGCGCCATCATGAGCACCGCGACCAGTTCCTGGCGCGCGAAAAAAACCGATAGCACCCGCATCAATTGATCCCATTCTCGCGCTGCACCTCGCGGATGTAGCGAGCGATATACTGAACGTCGGCGCGAGTCAGGCCCTCGACCGGGGGCATGTTGCCAAAGGGCCAGTGATGCGCGCGTACGCCGTTCCGAACCGCCATCTGAAAGGCCTCGTCGGAATGATGGCTCGGTTCGTATGTGCGGTGGATCAGCGGCGGCGCGACACCGTTCTGACCAGCCGCGTTTGCCCCATGACAAGCCGCACACACGGTTTCGAAGGCGCGTTGACCAATCGCCGCCTCGGGCGACAACTGTTCGGGAAGCCTAACCTCGACGATGGGCGCGCCCTGAGCCAACTCGCTTATTGCTGTTGGGTCCGGGTGGACCATGGTCCCTGCCGGTTGCTCGACCGGTTGCATAAATTGCCAGATCGCCACGCCAAGCCCGGCGACAAACACACCGCCGATGAGAAGCCCGAGCTTGTTCATGTTCCTTGCCCTTTTCTTGCCTTTGATCTGCTCCACTCCACCCAGGCGCCGGCCAAGGCACTGTGGGTTCAGACCGCTCGAAACTTGAGGATTTTTTTTACCGGCTCTCAGCCACGTTGCAATCCGTTAGCCCCGTGTTTTTTGTAACCGAATGTATCCTTGACCTTCACCCGGAAAAGGCACCTAACGTGCGGCCGGTAGAGTGTAGCGGAGGATGTGATGTCCTGGAACCCAAGGAACTTTTTATCGAATGGTGCCAGAATGAAGCTTGGCATGCTGGCCTGTTGTGCCGTGATGCTCGTCCCGCTCGGCGCCTTTCTTTTGGCGGGCGGAACGTTCGGCGGGCTTGCGAGCAATCTTGGGCTTTTGGCGCCGCTGGCGTTGTGCCTCGGCGCGCATGTCGTGATGCATCGCATGATGGGCAGATCCTGCCACGACAGCGCAGTGAATACCCCCCAGGAGGACATCGAACAAGATCGCGACCCAGCTGCGGCGGTTGTCACGGTCAATGCTGCGCGCTGACTGGGTAGCAGCGGGTTCCGGACTGCGTCCGAAACTGGCGCTGGTTGTCCTTCTTGCGTTGGCCGGGTGCGGGACGACTTTGCAGCAGTGCCCGAATCCCGACGCCACGCAGTCAACACGTGGCGCGACATTGACGCTCCCGGATGGATGCCGTGCGGTCCAGACCGGCGCCGTTGGTGTCGTCACCCTCGCCTGCGATGGCGGACGGGTCGGTTATGCGTTCGACGCGCCCGTTTTTGCGGCGCAATGATGGCCAGGGCCTCCGGCACAAAAAGGGAATCTGTAGCGGTGACGGACAATTTCGGCAGACTGAGCCGGTTGAAACGCAGGGGCGGCTCCCGGCTGGCAGCGGCTCTTGTTGTCATGGCCACGTCGGCACCGATGGCCCCCGCCGCGACCTCGGAACAGGTAGCGACATCAGCGGTCAGCGCGCAGCTTATCACGGCGGAAAATGGTGTTGCACCCGGGGCGGGAGCGATTTCGGCAGGGCTGGCGCTGGAACTTGGTGAAGGCTGGAAGACCTATTGGCGCACGCCGGGCGAGGTGGGCTTCCCGCCCGAGATCGACTGGAGCGGGTCGCGCAATGTCGCCGAGGTCGAATTTCAATGGCCCGCGCCCGAGCGGTTCACCGCCTTCGGTATCGAGAATTTCGGCTATCATGACGAGGTGGTCTTTCCGTTGCGCATAACGCTGGAACAGCCGGGCCAGCCTGCCCATCTGTCCGCGTCCGTAACGCTGCTGACTTGTTCCGATGTCTGCGTGCCTCAGGATTTCACCCTGACGCTTGACCTGCCCCAAGGCGCGTCGATCGACCCGGACAGCGCGGCCCGCATCGCCGATTACGCGGCCCGCCTACCGGTCGGGGCCGAAAGTGGAGGTGTCCAGTCCGCCAGCGCGCACGTAGATGTCGAAGAAACCGCGCTGACAATCACCTTGCGGGGGGCCTCGCCATTCCAGACACCGGATGTGTTCCCGGAACTGGGAGAGGGTACTGCCTTCGGGGCCCCTGACATCAGGCTGGGCGAGAATGGCCGCCTGCTCTGGGCGCGCTTGCCCATCCTTTCGCCGCCCGACGACCCGACGGCCGGCCTGTCGCTCACAGTGACCGACGCCCGTGGTTGGGCCGTGACCGTGACGCCTGACAGGCTCGAGACTGCGTCGCTCCCGCCCTACACGGAAGGACGCGCCGCCGCGCCGCTGTCCAGCATGGTCTGGATCGCGCTGACGGCCTTCCTCGGCGGGTTGATCCTGAATGTCATGCCCTGCGTGCTACCGGTACTGTCGATCAAGCTGTCCTCTGCCGTGAAACTGGAGGGTGCCCGTCGCGCTACCGTTCGATGGGGATTTCTCGCCTCGGCCGCAGGAGTCATGGCTTTCATGTGGGGCCTTGCGACCGCGCTGTTTGTGTTGCGGCAGGCAGGTGTTACCGTCGGCTGGGGCCTGCAATTCCAGAACCCGGTTTTCCTCGCTTTGATGATCGGTCTCCTTGCCATTTTCGCGGCGAACCTCGCGGGCGCCTTCGAGGTCGCTCTGCCTGCTGGTCTGCAAACCCAGCTTGCCCGCGCGGGAGGTGCCAAGGGGCATGGGGGCGATTTCCTGACCGGTGCCTTCGCAGCGGTACTTGCCACGCCCTGCTCCGCGCCCTTTCTCGGGACAGCCATCGCTTTCGCGCTGGCAGGGCGCGGTGTGGACATTGCGCTGGTCTTCACATTTCTCGGGCTGGGGCTCGCAGCCCCTTACCTTCTGATTGCCGCTCGCCCGGGCCTGGTCCGCCATCTTCCAAGGCCGGGGCGATGGATGATCGCGCTGCGCGTCGTGCTGGGCCTTCTTCTGGCGGTCACCGCGGCTTGGCTGGTCTGGGTGATGCAGGGTGTCGCGGGAACGGCCACGATGCTCGTGGTTGTTGGGGTGACGGCAGGCGTCGTTCTGCTGCTGTCGTTGTCGAGGTTCCGGGGCACAGTTCGTGCCGGGCTCGCGCTGCCCCTCGTGGGGGTCATGCTCTTCGGGGCAGCGTATCTGGCCGACACATCAGCGCCCCGCGCGCTTTCGTCTCAGGTGACCGAATGGGTGCCCTTCGACCGGGCAGAGATCGCGCGCCGCGTCTCGCGGGGCGAGGTTGTGTTCGTGGATGTCACGGCCGACTGGTGTCTGACGTGCAAGGCGAACAAGGCGCTCGTGCTCGACCGTGACCCTGTCGTCTCGGCGCTTGCCGCAGAGGGCGTCACACCCATGCAAGCTGATTGGACCCGGCCCGACCCGGCGATTTCACGCTACCTGGAAAGCTTCGGCCGTTACGGCATTCCGTTCAATGCGGTCTATGGCCCGGCAACCCCGGACGGCGTCGTCTTGCCGGAACTGCTGACCCCGGACGTGGTCATGGCGGCGCTCGACGATGCCGCAGGGGAAGAACGGGATATCGCCGGTCAGCCCTGAATGCACGCTGCCGCACCTGTTTCCGGCTGCGGCAGGTGAGGTTCATGGCGTGGCTCTCGCGCCGGCCTTACCCCGCAGCGGCGGGCCTGGCACAGAACCGCCGCTCACTTTTCCAGCACCTTGCGCCGCCGGTCGAACTCATCCTCGTCGATCTCGCCCGAAGCAAAGCGTTCGCGCAGGATCTCCATTGCATCGCGCTTCCCGGGGTTGCTGCTGCGCTGGTTGTCGGTGAGCCATTTCACCGCGATTACGATCAGGGCGATGATGATGCCCCAAAACACAATCATCATAAGCCCGCCAAATATGCCGAATCCACCACCCCACATCATGTGACCGTATCCTTCCTGCCAGTTTTCCATGGGGTCCGCAGCGGCCAGTGTCGGCGCCGAAAGACTGCTGATTGCCCAGATTGCCAATCGTTTCATTTCATTATTCCTTCCGTTGTCTCGCGTCGTTGATGGCTGCGCCCTCTGCCAGCGGGATGAGGATCGATGCCTTCAGACCGCCTTCGGGACGGTTTTCAAGCCGGATGTCACCGCCGTGTCCGCGCACGATCGCCCGTGCGATGGCAAGGCCCAGCCCATGCCCCCCGGTTTCGAGCGAACGGGAGGCTTCCAGCCGGTGAAACGGCGCGAAGACCTCTTCGAGTTCATCCTGGGGGATTCCGGGGCCACAGTCGGTAATCTCGATTGCCAGATCGTCGCCTGCGCGGTGCCAGCCGACCGTGGCCCCGCCCCCGTAACGCGTGGCGTTCTCCACAAGGTTGCGAACGGCCCTGCGCAGGGCAAGGGGGCGTATACGCAGCGTCATCGGGGGGCCACCGGACAATTCGAACGGCGTGGCCTTGTCGTCTGCCTGTGTTTCGAGCCAGTCGGGCAGGTCGACGACCTCCGAGGTTTCCCGCCCCGCCAGCCCCTGGGCGAAATCGAGCGTGGCCTCGGCCATGGCCTGCATCTCGTCGATGGAAGCGATCAGGCTCTCGCGGGTCTTCTCGTCCTCGACGAGTTCGGCATCAAACCGCATTGCCGTGAGAGGCGAGCGCAGATCATGGCTGACCGCGGCGAGAATGCGGGTGCGATCCGCGACAAAGCGCGTCAGCCGGTCCTGCATGCGATTGAACGCGCGGGTAAGGTCGCGCACCTCATCAGGGCCGGCGACAGGCAACGGGTCACGCGCGTCGCCGCGCCCCAGGTCCTCGGCGGCGCGCGACAAATCTCGCAGGGGGCCCGTCAGACGGGTCATCACGAACCAGAATGCCGCGACGAGGATCAACGCGGCCGTCAGCCCGAAAGCGAGGAAGGACGACAGGGGCCACTGCAATGGCGGGCGTTCGAACCGGGTGTCGACGTTCAGCCACTGGCCGCCGGACAGTGCAATAGACAGGGTCAGCTCGACCGCCTGCATCCGGCCGCGCATCATTTCCTGATGCATCTCGGCCATCTGCGGGGACAGGTTCGGGATCGGATGAAGGGGGCTTGCGGTTTCCCTTAGGTTGACCCGGATATCACGACTGAAGCCGTCACCCAGCAAGGCCCGGATGCGCGTTTCGATATAAGCGGCATGATGGTGATCGGGCGTGGTCACGCTTGGGGCAGGCGCAAGGTCGAACCGAACGAGTGGTGAATTTGCCGCCCGCACGATAGACGCGGACAGATCGGGCGGCGCGTCTTCCAGCAGGCGAACGACATTGGCGGCGCGTCCTGCTGCCTCGAAGCCAAGGGCGGCGCGGACGGCCAGGCTGCGCTCGTCCGTGAAGAGCCACAGGCTTACCGCCTGCGCGATGGCCAATGCCCCGAGGATGAGGATCACGAGCTGCGAACGCAGGCTGCCTATGCGCAGCCGGGTCATGCGACCACCTCGACATCCGTGTTCAGACTGTATCCCTGGCTTCGGATGGTAGTGATGAGCGTCGGGCGCAACGGGTCCATCTCGATCTTGCGTCGCAGCCGACTGATCTGGTTGTCGATCGTACGGTCGAGCGGTCCCGCCGCGCGCCCCGCCGTAAGATCGAGAAGCTGCTCTCGGCTCAGAACCGTGCGCGGACGCGCCAGAAGGACCGTCAACAGCCGGAAATCCGCTGTCGTCAGTTGCAGGCGATTGCCGTCCCGGTCGATCAGAACGTGTGCGTCGGTATCCAGCGTCAACCCGCCAAAGCGCAGAATGCGGCCTGAAAGGTCTCCGGCATCGCTTCTCTCCTGAGATGTGCGGCGCAGGACCGCCTTGATACGCGCGAGAAGCTCGCGCGGGTTGAACGGTTTCGGGAGGTAATCGTCCGCGCCGATCTCGAGGCCCACGATCCTGTCCTGATCCTGCCCGAGGGCCGTGAGCATGATGATCGGAAGCCGTTTCTCGGCCGACAAGCGCTTGCAGATCGAAAGTCCGTCTTAGCCCGGCATCATGACGTCGAGCACCATCAGGTCGAAGTGACCTTTGGCGAGCTTCTCGTCCATGTCCCGGGCATCCTTGGCCGCCGTTGCCCGCATGCCGTTTCGTTCCAGGAATCGCGCGACCGAGTCCCGTATCTGGCGGTGATCGTCGACGACGAGGATATGCGGCAAACTGTTCATACATCTCATCTGGCAGTGTGGCGACGCGCGGTCAGCACCGGGATTGTAACGCTTTGTATCAGGTACCTGCGTTGCGACGAACGGATACAAGATCGGCAATGACGCAGCCTTGGTCTTCCCTATTGTTTTCCCATGTCGGTGAGGCGTTTCACACGAGAAAGGATACAGACATGAAAACCAGAGCGAAACTCGCGGCGACGACCGTCATTCTGATAGCAATCGGCGGGGCTGCGCTGGCCTCGGGCGATCATGGCCACGGTGGACAAAGTGCCCCGGCTGCGCAAGGTCCCGGCGCCGGCAACCATGACATGATGCAGATGATGATGCGGATGCATGGGCAGATGATGGGAGGCGGCATGGGCATGATGGGATCCGGTGGGCCCATGGGCGGAATGGGCCAGGGCATGATGGGCGGCGGAGCGTCGCTGATGGGAATGGGTCTGGAGCGGTTCGACGCCGATGGCGATGGCTCGGTGACGCCCGAAGAAGCCCATGCAGGACTGCAAGCTCTGCTGGCGGAATATGACGCCGATGGCAATGAAGCTCTGTCGCTCGCCGAATTCGAGACGCTCCACAGCGCGCTCATTCGTGAAGCCATGGTGGACCGCTTCCAGTTCCTCGACGACGATGGAGACGGCGCGGTGTCGGTGGCAGAGATCGTCAAGCCCGCCGACATGATGGAGCGCATGCAGACGATGCGCGACGGCATGATGCCTGGGATGATGCGCGGGCCGAACGATGGGATGATGGGTGACGGCGGCATGCAGGGCAACGGTAGTATGATGGACGACAACTGAGCCTGATGTACCGTCACCCCTTGCCCGGCCCCGCAGGATGCTGGGCCGGGCCAAACCCCTGAAAGGACAGACAGAATGGCATATACACATGACCGCCTGATGGCGGACACCGGCCTGGACGAAGCAGAGGCACGGGTGCGCGCGGCGCTGGCAGACGCTGGCTTCGGCGTTCTGACCGAGATCGACGTCAAGGCCACGATGAAGAAGAAAATCGACAGGCACATGGACGGCTACAAGATCCTGGGCGCCTGCAACCCGAACATGGCATGGGAGGCAATCGGGTTGGAGCCACGCATCGGCGCGATGTTGCCCTGCAACGTGATCCTGCGCAGCGTGGACGGCGGCACCGAGGTCAGCGCCATCGACCCCGTGGCCTCGATGCAGGCGGTGAACAATGCCGAATTGCACAAGGTCGCAGGGCAAGTCCGCGAGATGCTCGTGCACGCGGTGGATGCGGCCTGAAGGAGACAACCGATGACAATGGCACACGGTCGGCGCGTCTTCGTTCTTGGGCTGGCGGCAGCGCCTGTCACCCTCGTCACGTCTCCCCTGACCGCACAGGCCCGGACAATCTGGTCGGCAGACGAGGCCTACGACGCCCTTCTCGCAGACAGTGCGCGTGTGATCGATGTGAGGTCGCGCGAGGAATGGCTGGAAACCGGCGTCGGGGCCGGGGTCTGGCCGATCAGCATGCACGAGGACCGTTTTCCAGATCGGCTCTTTGCGGCGAAAGCGCTGGCCGGATCTCGCAACGTCGGCCTAATCTGCGCGACCGGGGGGCGTTCGGCGTCCCTGCTCCGTGCGCTCAGGCAGGCTCGCTACGATGGCTACGTGGACATCTCCGAGGGAATGCTGGGATCTCGCCGGGGCCCCGGCTGGCTTGCTGCCGGTCTGCCCGTGGTTCCGCTGGATGCAGCGCTTGCTTCGATGCCGGAGGACCTTGCCTGACGTGCCAGAAGAGAGCGCCTCAAAGAGAAATCACTACCTGTCCCTCGGCAAGGGTGCCGCCCTTGTCGTCGGCGCCGTCCTTGGGCTGGGCCTCGTTGGCTGGGCTGCAGGATGGTGGTCGTTCGACCTGGACCGGGTGACGGTCGAGACGTGGGTCGCGAGTGCCGGGCCCTTGGGACCGCTCGCGGTCGTCTTCCTCATGACAGTCGCGGTCGTTGCCAGCCCCATTCCCAGCGCACCGATCGCGCTGGCTTCGGGGGCCGCTTATGGCCACTACGCCGGTACTCTATATGTCGCCCTTGGATCCGAGATCGGTGCGCTTGTGGCTTTCCTCATCGCTCGAGGTTTGGGGCGTGGACCGGTCGAGCGTCTTCTTGGCGAAAGGGCCGACTACGGTCTGCTGGGGTCGCAGAACGCGTTGACGCTCACGGTTTTCGTGAGCCGTCTCCTGCCCTTCGTCTCTTTCGACGCGATGAGCTATGCAGCCGGGCTCAGTCGGTTGCACTTCTGGCGCTTCGCCCTCGCCACGATGGCCGGCATCCTGCCCGCGAGTTTCGTACTCGCGCATTTCGGCAGCGCTGCGATGGAGGGCAGCATCGGAAGCGCCGAGTGGATCGCCCTCGGACTGGGCCTCATGACAGGCCTTCCCCTCCTGCTGGTTGCGCTTCGCCGTGGCGCAACTTCGAGAAAGGACGATCCGGCGAAAGACACCACGGAGGCTGGTCGATCATGAGTTCGGACTACAAGAAGAACAGCCTCAGCCTGCCCGACGCCGTGGCGATGGGAACGGGCGTGATGATCGGCGCCGGTATCCTTGCACTGACCGGGCAGATTGCCGAACTGGCGGGCCCGTTGTTCCCATTGGCGTTTGTCGCGGGCGCCGTTGTGACCGCATTCAGCGCCTACACCTACATCAAGATGTCGAACACCTGGCCGTCCGCGGGCGGCATCGGCATGATCCTCAAGAAGGCCTATGGACCGACAACGGTTGCCGCTGGCGCGGCACTCCTGATGGCCCTTTCGATGGTCATCAACGAAAGCCTGGTTGCACGGACCTTCGCCACCTACCTGATGCGCGGTCTGGGGATGGAGCCGGGCGGCTGGCTCGTCCCGGCAATCGGTGTCGGCCTCATCGTTTTCGCCTACCTTGTGAATGCCTCCGGGAACAGATCGGTCGGCCTTCTGTCGCAGATCATGGCGGTCCTCAAGGTTGGAGGGATCGCGCTCTTCGGCATCGCGGCGCTGTGGGCGGGCGGTGTCTCCTTCGAGGCGACGGGCGGCGGGGAAACGGGCGTCGCCGGTTTCGTCGCATCGCTT from Rhodobacterales bacterium HKCCA1288 harbors:
- a CDS encoding TVP38/TMEM64 family protein, with the protein product MQRLLRCRRTLPDVPEESASKRNHYLSLGKGAALVVGAVLGLGLVGWAAGWWSFDLDRVTVETWVASAGPLGPLAVVFLMTVAVVASPIPSAPIALASGAAYGHYAGTLYVALGSEIGALVAFLIARGLGRGPVERLLGERADYGLLGSQNALTLTVFVSRLLPFVSFDAMSYAAGLSRLHFWRFALATMAGILPASFVLAHFGSAAMEGSIGSAEWIALGLGLMTGLPLLLVALRRGATSRKDDPAKDTTEAGRS